The Nocardia sp. BMG111209 genome includes a window with the following:
- a CDS encoding SDR family oxidoreductase: MRIIDSVAVVTGAAGGIGAAIAQRLLEQGGKVALSDISADRLAATVAELADRFPGRVLGRPGDAAAETDLVALIDSATTTLGPVDLFFANAGVGGGPGLAATDAQWEQALSINLMGHVRAARLMVPQWLERGSGYFVGTASAAGLLTQIGSATYSASKHAAVGFAEWLAVTYGDRGVRVSCLCPMGVDTALLTGFGTDEAADTRLAARAVTGAGKVLQPLDVADRVLEAVAAEQFLILPHPEVAEFLRRKTSDHDRWIHGMQRYRVTLES, translated from the coding sequence ATGCGGATCATCGACAGCGTCGCCGTCGTCACCGGCGCCGCCGGCGGCATCGGCGCCGCCATCGCGCAACGACTGCTGGAGCAGGGCGGCAAGGTCGCGCTCAGCGACATCTCCGCCGACCGGCTCGCGGCCACCGTGGCCGAGCTGGCGGACCGATTCCCCGGCCGGGTGCTCGGCCGGCCCGGCGACGCCGCCGCCGAGACCGACCTCGTCGCGCTGATCGATTCCGCGACAACGACTCTGGGCCCGGTCGACCTGTTCTTCGCGAATGCCGGAGTGGGCGGCGGACCCGGCCTCGCGGCCACCGACGCGCAATGGGAACAGGCGCTGAGCATCAACCTGATGGGCCATGTCCGCGCCGCGCGCCTGATGGTGCCGCAGTGGCTGGAGCGCGGCAGCGGATATTTCGTCGGCACCGCCTCCGCCGCCGGCCTGCTCACCCAGATCGGGTCGGCCACCTACTCCGCCTCCAAGCACGCGGCGGTCGGCTTCGCGGAATGGCTCGCGGTCACCTACGGCGACCGTGGCGTCCGGGTCAGCTGCCTGTGCCCGATGGGCGTGGACACCGCCCTGCTCACCGGATTCGGCACCGACGAGGCCGCCGACACCCGGCTGGCCGCCCGCGCGGTCACCGGCGCGGGAAAGGTGTTGCAGCCCTTGGACGTCGCCGATCGGGTGCTCGAAGCCGTAGCGGCCGAGCAGTTCCTGATCCTTCCCCACCCCGAGGTCGCGGAATTCCTGCGGCGCAAGACATCCGACCACGACCGTTGGATCCACGGCATGCAGCGTTACCGCGTCACGCTGGAATCCTGA
- a CDS encoding acyl-CoA dehydrogenase family protein has product MDIFTPSDRSLKYQHELLAFMDERVYPAEPVYEEQMAAAGDPHHHPQILEDLKAEARRRGLWNLFHPHPQWGPGLTNLEYAPLAEIMGHSPALAPEACNCAAPDTGNMEVFTLFGTAAHHERWLQPLLEGEIRSAFAMTEPGVASSDATNIEMRMRRDGDHYVLNGRKWFASNAMHKNCKVLIVMGKTDPDAPKHRQQSMLVVPIDAPGVTVVRNLPVFGYRDREGHAEITFEDVRVPVEDVLKGEGEGFAISQARLGPGRIHHCMRAIGMAERALELLCARAESRITFGQKISDRANIQDWIAESRIDIEQARLLTLKAAWMMDTVGNKAAQVEIAAIKVAAPNMALRIVDRAIQVYGGAGVTEDFPLASMYAHLRTLRLADGPDEVHKRSIARAELGKVRAKAAPAGAGA; this is encoded by the coding sequence ATGGACATCTTCACGCCGTCCGACCGCTCACTGAAGTACCAGCACGAACTGCTGGCCTTCATGGACGAGCGGGTGTACCCGGCCGAACCGGTGTACGAGGAGCAGATGGCCGCCGCCGGCGACCCGCACCACCATCCGCAGATCCTCGAGGATCTCAAGGCCGAGGCGCGCCGCCGCGGGCTGTGGAACCTCTTCCACCCGCATCCGCAGTGGGGTCCGGGCCTGACCAACCTGGAGTACGCCCCGCTGGCCGAGATCATGGGCCACAGTCCCGCGCTCGCCCCCGAGGCGTGCAACTGCGCCGCCCCCGACACCGGCAACATGGAGGTGTTCACCCTCTTCGGCACCGCAGCCCATCACGAGCGCTGGCTGCAGCCGCTGCTGGAGGGCGAGATCCGCTCCGCGTTCGCGATGACCGAGCCGGGCGTCGCCAGTTCCGATGCCACCAACATCGAGATGCGCATGCGCCGCGACGGCGACCACTACGTACTCAACGGCCGGAAGTGGTTCGCCTCCAACGCGATGCACAAGAACTGCAAGGTGCTCATCGTGATGGGCAAGACCGATCCGGACGCCCCCAAGCACCGCCAGCAGTCGATGCTGGTGGTCCCGATCGATGCCCCCGGCGTCACCGTGGTGCGGAACCTGCCGGTGTTCGGTTACCGCGATCGCGAGGGCCACGCGGAGATCACCTTCGAGGATGTCCGGGTGCCGGTCGAGGACGTGTTGAAGGGCGAGGGTGAGGGTTTCGCGATCAGCCAGGCCCGGCTCGGCCCCGGCCGCATCCACCACTGCATGCGCGCCATCGGCATGGCCGAGCGCGCGCTCGAATTGCTGTGCGCGCGTGCCGAATCCCGAATCACGTTCGGGCAGAAGATCAGTGACCGCGCCAACATCCAGGACTGGATCGCGGAGTCCCGCATCGATATCGAGCAGGCCCGCCTGCTGACCCTGAAGGCCGCCTGGATGATGGACACCGTCGGCAACAAGGCCGCCCAGGTGGAGATCGCCGCGATCAAGGTCGCCGCGCCGAACATGGCGCTGCGGATCGTCGATCGCGCCATCCAGGTGTACGGCGGCGCCGGTGTCACCGAGGACTTCCCGCTGGCCAGCATGTACGCGCACCTGCGCACGCTGCGGCTGGCCGACGGTCCGGACGAAGTGCACAAGCGGTCCATCGCGCGCGCCGAACTCGGTAAGGTGCGAGCGAAAGCCGCGCCGGCGGGCGCGGGCGCCTGA
- a CDS encoding phosphotransferase family protein: MPSDNSVTEPRAVIRPGDTGFEIDQAEFDGWLDALGLACTTPVQAVRVGVGQSNLTFRITDAQGRQWILRRPPLGHLLASAHDVAREARVMAALAPTDVPVPRIHDVRHEGEVALVLMECVAGLVLDRPEPAQQLTPQLRHAVGTSLIDTLARIHAVDLTATGLDTLASHSSYAARQLKRWPAQWEKSRTRDLPVLDRLTERLRAAIPEQRELSLVHGDYNLRNVIVSPETGALTAVLDWELCTLGDPLADVGSLLAYWPRPGEPSIPGVDLCLLPGFPPREELIERYLEITGRDRKALAFWHSLGLWKLGIIAEGVLRRALDNPRNRARSGTPTTDLVDELIGLADRVAADAGI, encoded by the coding sequence ATGCCGTCCGACAATTCGGTGACCGAACCGCGGGCCGTGATCCGTCCCGGCGACACGGGATTCGAGATCGACCAGGCGGAGTTCGATGGCTGGCTGGACGCGCTCGGCCTGGCCTGCACCACCCCGGTGCAGGCCGTCCGGGTCGGCGTCGGCCAATCCAACCTGACCTTCCGGATCACCGATGCGCAAGGGCGGCAATGGATTCTGCGCCGGCCACCGCTGGGGCACCTGCTGGCGTCGGCGCACGACGTGGCCCGCGAGGCCCGGGTGATGGCGGCGCTGGCCCCCACCGACGTGCCGGTGCCGCGGATCCACGACGTACGGCACGAGGGCGAGGTCGCGCTGGTGCTGATGGAATGCGTGGCCGGGCTGGTGCTCGACCGGCCCGAACCCGCGCAGCAGCTGACCCCGCAGCTGCGGCACGCCGTCGGGACGTCCCTGATCGATACGCTGGCCCGCATCCACGCGGTCGACCTCACCGCCACCGGGCTCGACACCCTGGCGAGCCATTCCTCCTATGCCGCACGGCAACTCAAGCGCTGGCCGGCCCAATGGGAGAAGTCGAGGACCCGGGACCTGCCGGTGCTCGACCGGCTCACCGAGCGGCTGCGCGCGGCGATCCCCGAACAACGCGAATTGTCGCTGGTGCACGGCGATTACAACCTGCGCAATGTGATCGTCTCGCCGGAGACCGGTGCGCTCACGGCGGTACTGGACTGGGAGTTGTGCACGCTCGGCGACCCGCTGGCCGACGTCGGCAGCCTGCTGGCCTATTGGCCGCGGCCCGGCGAACCGTCGATCCCGGGCGTGGATCTGTGCCTGCTGCCGGGCTTTCCGCCCCGGGAGGAACTGATCGAGCGGTACCTCGAGATCACCGGCCGCGATCGGAAGGCGTTGGCGTTCTGGCATTCCCTGGGATTGTGGAAGCTGGGCATCATCGCCGAGGGCGTCCTGCGCCGCGCCCTGGACAATCCGCGCAACCGGGCCCGGTCGGGCACGCCGACCACCGATCTGGTGGACGAGTTGATCGGGCTCGCCGATCGGGTCGCCGCCGACGCGGGAATCTAG
- a CDS encoding acyl-CoA thioesterase domain-containing protein, with protein MAQTEHSEPYFTEEDGALLPAPHSRSWWTPGMLHGRLLAGLLARALERAHSGEDLHFARLTVDMFRNAPMEPLRVTTERVREGRRIRVADAVLHSSIGPVARASAVLLRRGEQPTGFVPNVPEWNAPPPEQLPDTMRPEFPIQMFDEENKPITYWGDSGPLRRRIWVHEFSPLVAGESLSPFVRTALAADAASPMTHSAKKLEFINADYTLLLSRLPMTDVVGLESGGHISEDGIAVGHATVYDIAGAIGHCTTTALANARTAGKHTKAAP; from the coding sequence GTGGCGCAGACCGAGCATTCCGAGCCGTACTTCACCGAGGAGGACGGCGCGCTGCTACCGGCACCGCATTCGCGCAGCTGGTGGACGCCGGGCATGCTGCACGGCCGGCTGCTGGCGGGACTGCTCGCGCGGGCGCTGGAACGCGCGCATTCCGGCGAGGATCTGCACTTCGCGCGCCTGACCGTCGACATGTTCCGCAACGCGCCGATGGAACCGCTGCGGGTCACCACCGAGCGGGTGCGGGAGGGCCGCCGCATCCGGGTGGCCGACGCGGTGCTGCATTCATCGATCGGCCCGGTCGCCCGCGCCTCCGCGGTACTGCTGCGCCGCGGGGAGCAACCCACCGGTTTCGTGCCGAACGTGCCCGAATGGAATGCGCCGCCGCCGGAACAGTTGCCGGACACCATGCGGCCCGAATTCCCGATCCAGATGTTCGACGAGGAGAACAAGCCCATCACCTATTGGGGCGACAGCGGGCCGCTGCGCCGCCGGATCTGGGTGCACGAATTCTCGCCGCTGGTTGCCGGAGAGTCGCTGTCCCCCTTCGTCCGCACCGCGCTGGCCGCCGATGCGGCCAGTCCGATGACCCATTCGGCGAAGAAACTGGAATTCATCAACGCCGACTACACCCTGCTGCTGAGCCGGCTCCCGATGACCGATGTGGTCGGCCTGGAATCCGGCGGCCACATCAGCGAGGACGGCATCGCCGTCGGCCACGCCACGGTCTACGACATCGCGGGCGCCATCGGCCACTGCACCACCACGGCCCTCGCCAACGCGCGCACGGCCGGCAAGCACACGAAGGCCGCACCCTGA
- a CDS encoding acyl-CoA dehydrogenase family protein, translating to MSAVPPGADVDLLYTDVEEALRASVRSVLSRRLSAPQVAALYDGAAADPALWQTLSAEVGLAGLLVPEDLGGAGATAREAAVVLEELGAAVAPVPFLTSSVVAVTALLAAGARDLATEVAEGTIAALATPLPATTVAPTVTATADGRLSGEIRSVAGALDAGVLLVPAAAADGLRLYAVPADRVRITPVVSLDMSRPIADLGLTDVEATLLAEGEAARAAVEQALEAGAALLASEQVGIAQWCLDTTVEYLKVRKQFGRVVGGFQAVKHRLADVFVQVESARAAARYAAATLAEGDPDRSVAAALAQAYCSDVAVLAAEEAVQLHGGIGMTWEHPAHLYLKRAKADQIAYGTAAVHHARLAGLVDLPA from the coding sequence ATGAGCGCAGTCCCGCCGGGTGCGGATGTGGATCTGCTGTACACCGATGTCGAGGAGGCGCTGCGCGCGTCGGTGCGATCGGTGTTGTCGCGCCGGCTGTCGGCGCCACAGGTGGCGGCGCTGTACGACGGCGCCGCCGCGGATCCCGCGCTGTGGCAGACGCTTTCGGCCGAGGTCGGCCTCGCCGGGCTGCTCGTGCCGGAGGATCTCGGCGGCGCCGGGGCGACCGCCCGCGAGGCCGCGGTGGTGCTCGAGGAACTGGGCGCCGCGGTCGCGCCGGTGCCGTTCCTGACCAGTTCGGTGGTCGCCGTGACCGCCCTGCTCGCCGCCGGGGCCCGTGACCTGGCCACCGAGGTCGCCGAGGGTACGATCGCCGCGCTGGCGACGCCGCTGCCGGCCACCACGGTCGCGCCCACCGTCACCGCTACCGCGGACGGCCGCCTGTCCGGTGAGATCCGTTCCGTCGCAGGCGCACTCGACGCCGGGGTGCTGCTGGTTCCGGCCGCTGCCGCCGACGGGTTGCGGCTCTACGCCGTTCCGGCCGATCGGGTGCGGATCACGCCCGTGGTGTCGCTCGACATGTCCCGGCCGATCGCCGATCTCGGCTTGACCGACGTCGAGGCGACGCTGCTGGCCGAGGGCGAGGCCGCGCGGGCCGCGGTGGAGCAGGCGCTGGAAGCCGGTGCGGCGCTGCTGGCTTCGGAGCAGGTCGGGATCGCGCAGTGGTGCCTGGACACCACGGTCGAATATCTGAAGGTACGCAAGCAGTTCGGCCGCGTGGTCGGCGGCTTCCAGGCCGTCAAGCACCGGCTGGCCGATGTGTTCGTCCAGGTCGAATCCGCCCGTGCCGCAGCGCGATACGCCGCCGCGACGCTCGCCGAGGGGGATCCGGACCGGTCGGTCGCGGCCGCGCTGGCCCAGGCCTACTGTTCCGACGTCGCGGTGCTCGCCGCGGAGGAGGCCGTGCAGCTGCACGGCGGGATCGGGATGACCTGGGAGCATCCGGCGCACCTGTACCTCAAGCGCGCCAAGGCCGATCAGATCGCCTACGGCACCGCGGCCGTGCACCACGCGCGGCTGGCGGGTCTGGTCGATCTGCCCGCCTGA
- a CDS encoding acyl-CoA dehydrogenase family protein: protein MTGIDEIETRVAKLLAEHDPATTGTVDFLRARFDAGLAWVHFPVGLGGLGLARELQNQVNTLLAAAGAPDTDGGRNPIGLGMAAPTILAYGTDEQKQRYLRPLFTCEEIWCQLFSEPGAGSDLAGVATRAVRDGDDWVVNGQKVWTSGAQNARFAILLARSDPDAVKHAGMSYFVCDMTDPGVEVRPLRQITGEAEFNEVFLTDVRVPDANRLGAVGQGWEVANATLMSERVAIGGNASPREGGMIGPVSRTWRAHPELRDPELHVRLLKLWVDAEVARLTGARLRQKLAAGRPGPEGSALKLTFARLAQQLSGLELELLGEDGLRYSDWTLRRPEKVDMIGRDAGYRYLRAKGNSIEGGTSEVLRNIVGERVLGLPPEPRGDKGIPWKDLPR, encoded by the coding sequence ATGACCGGCATCGATGAGATCGAGACCCGGGTCGCGAAGCTGCTCGCCGAACACGATCCGGCGACCACCGGCACCGTGGACTTCCTGCGGGCCCGCTTCGACGCCGGGCTGGCGTGGGTACATTTCCCGGTCGGCCTGGGCGGGCTGGGCCTGGCCCGCGAACTCCAGAACCAGGTGAACACCCTGCTGGCCGCGGCCGGCGCGCCGGACACCGACGGTGGCCGCAACCCGATCGGCCTGGGGATGGCCGCGCCGACGATCCTGGCCTACGGCACCGACGAGCAGAAACAGCGCTATCTGCGGCCGCTGTTCACCTGCGAGGAGATCTGGTGCCAGCTGTTCAGCGAGCCCGGCGCGGGCTCGGACCTGGCCGGGGTCGCCACCCGCGCGGTCCGCGACGGCGACGACTGGGTCGTCAACGGCCAGAAGGTGTGGACCTCCGGCGCGCAGAACGCGCGCTTCGCCATCCTGCTGGCCCGGTCGGATCCGGACGCGGTCAAGCACGCGGGCATGAGCTACTTCGTCTGCGATATGACCGATCCCGGCGTCGAGGTGCGGCCGCTGCGGCAGATCACCGGTGAGGCCGAGTTCAACGAGGTGTTCCTCACCGATGTGCGGGTTCCCGATGCGAACCGGCTCGGCGCGGTCGGCCAGGGCTGGGAGGTGGCCAACGCGACGCTGATGAGCGAGCGGGTGGCCATCGGCGGCAACGCGTCGCCGCGCGAGGGCGGCATGATCGGCCCGGTGTCCCGGACCTGGCGTGCGCATCCGGAACTGCGCGATCCGGAACTGCATGTGCGCCTGCTGAAATTGTGGGTCGACGCCGAGGTCGCGCGGCTGACCGGCGCGCGGCTGCGGCAGAAGCTGGCCGCGGGCCGGCCCGGTCCCGAGGGCTCGGCGCTGAAGCTGACCTTCGCCCGGCTGGCCCAGCAGCTCAGCGGCCTGGAACTGGAACTGCTCGGCGAGGACGGGCTGCGCTACAGCGACTGGACGCTGCGGCGGCCGGAGAAGGTCGACATGATCGGCCGCGACGCCGGGTATCGCTACCTGCGCGCGAAGGGTAATTCGATCGAGGGCGGCACCTCGGAGGTGCTGCGCAACATCGTCGGCGAGCGCGTCCTGGGCCTGCCCCCGGAACCGCGCGGCGACAAAGGCATTCCGTGGAAGGACCTGCCCCGATGA
- a CDS encoding SDR family oxidoreductase, whose amino-acid sequence MGRTLGRFEGKTAIVTGASRGIGLAVAQRLVAEGARVCVTARKQEALDEAVAELGGPEHALAVAGRADDPDHRAEVIERTLAAFGSLDVLVNNAGINPVYGPLLDLDLGAARKTVEVNCLSAIAWVQGAHRAWQGEHGGAVVNIASVAGLKPAPGIAFYGATKAMLIHLTQELAVELGPKIRVNAIAPAVVKTKFATALYEGHEDEVARAYPLQRLGVPEDIGSVAAFLASDDAAWLTGQVVVVDGGVTLTGGV is encoded by the coding sequence ATGGGTCGAACGTTGGGCCGATTCGAGGGGAAGACGGCGATCGTGACCGGCGCCAGCCGGGGCATCGGGCTGGCCGTCGCGCAGCGCCTGGTCGCCGAGGGCGCCCGGGTCTGCGTCACCGCCCGTAAGCAGGAGGCGCTGGACGAGGCGGTCGCCGAACTCGGCGGTCCCGAGCACGCGCTCGCGGTCGCCGGGCGCGCCGACGATCCCGACCATCGGGCCGAGGTCATCGAGCGCACGCTGGCCGCCTTCGGTTCGCTCGACGTCCTGGTCAACAATGCCGGCATCAACCCGGTCTACGGGCCGCTGCTGGACCTGGATCTCGGCGCGGCCCGCAAGACCGTCGAGGTGAACTGCCTGTCCGCGATCGCCTGGGTGCAGGGCGCGCACCGGGCGTGGCAGGGCGAGCACGGCGGCGCGGTGGTCAACATCGCCTCGGTCGCCGGTCTGAAGCCCGCGCCCGGCATCGCCTTCTACGGCGCGACCAAGGCGATGCTGATCCATCTGACCCAGGAACTGGCCGTGGAACTGGGTCCGAAGATCCGGGTGAACGCCATCGCGCCGGCCGTGGTCAAGACCAAATTCGCGACCGCGCTCTACGAGGGCCACGAGGACGAGGTGGCCAGGGCCTATCCATTGCAACGGCTCGGCGTGCCGGAGGACATCGGCAGCGTCGCAGCCTTTCTCGCTTCCGACGATGCCGCCTGGCTGACCGGCCAGGTGGTCGTCGTCGACGGCGGCGTGACTCTGACAGGTGGTGTGTGA
- a CDS encoding TetR/AcrR family transcriptional regulator, with translation MSTQEVTEEQSGKLVPRSRRGMRTRGALVTAAREVFERDGYLDARISDISKAAGVASGSFYTYFDSKEEVFAEVVEQLREEMLHPHIRQRSGVDDPRLLIEAANREYLLSYQRNHRLMAVLEQVAQVDEQFRTIRFDRAKAFGERNAALIRSLQAAGSIEADLDPWVTALSLSTMTSRMAYMVFVQGEDIAFERLLSGLNRIWFNTLGLSPSH, from the coding sequence GTGAGTACGCAAGAGGTGACCGAGGAGCAATCCGGGAAGCTGGTGCCCCGCAGCAGGCGGGGGATGCGCACGCGCGGCGCGCTGGTGACGGCGGCGCGGGAGGTGTTCGAGCGCGACGGCTATCTCGATGCCCGGATCAGTGACATCTCCAAGGCCGCGGGGGTGGCGTCCGGGTCGTTCTACACCTATTTCGACAGTAAGGAAGAGGTGTTCGCCGAGGTCGTCGAGCAGTTGCGCGAGGAGATGCTGCATCCGCACATCCGGCAGCGCTCCGGCGTGGACGATCCCCGATTGCTGATCGAGGCGGCCAACCGCGAATATCTGCTCTCCTATCAGCGCAATCATCGGCTGATGGCGGTGCTGGAGCAGGTGGCGCAGGTCGACGAGCAGTTCCGGACCATCCGGTTCGACCGGGCCAAGGCGTTCGGTGAGCGCAATGCGGCGCTGATCCGGTCGTTGCAGGCCGCGGGGAGTATCGAGGCCGATCTGGATCCCTGGGTGACCGCGCTGTCGCTGTCGACGATGACCAGCCGGATGGCCTACATGGTGTTCGTCCAGGGGGAGGACATCGCGTTCGAACGCCTGTTGAGCGGTCTGAACCGTATCTGGTTCAACACGTTGGGGCTGAGTCCGTCCCACTGA
- a CDS encoding lactate utilization protein C has translation MGSDARAEILARIRAAGSIAPVPIPRDYDHAPRSGPGDAERFATMVADYRAQVHRTTESGIADLVTALLPPGATVVAPADLPESWRPRTTLVLDGDPRPLSVTELDAADAVLTGCRLGIAATGTLVLDAGPAQGRRALTLVPDHHICVVRAADIVDTVPQAFRALDPSRPLTFVSGPSATSDIELNRVEGVHGPRTLDVILVGPAFG, from the coding sequence ATGGGAAGCGATGCCCGCGCGGAGATCCTCGCCCGCATCCGCGCTGCGGGAAGTATTGCGCCCGTGCCGATTCCGCGCGACTACGACCACGCGCCACGGTCCGGCCCCGGCGACGCCGAACGATTCGCCACCATGGTCGCCGACTACCGGGCACAGGTGCACCGCACCACCGAATCCGGGATCGCGGATCTGGTCACCGCCCTCCTGCCGCCCGGCGCCACCGTCGTCGCCCCGGCCGATCTGCCCGAGAGCTGGCGTCCCCGAACCACATTGGTCCTCGACGGCGATCCCCGCCCGCTGTCGGTGACCGAACTGGACGCCGCCGACGCCGTACTGACCGGCTGCCGCCTCGGCATCGCCGCCACCGGCACCCTCGTCCTGGACGCCGGACCCGCCCAGGGCCGCCGCGCCCTCACCCTGGTCCCCGACCACCACATCTGCGTGGTGCGCGCCGCCGATATCGTCGACACCGTGCCGCAGGCGTTCCGCGCGCTCGACCCGTCGCGACCGCTCACCTTCGTCAGCGGCCCGAGCGCCACCAGCGATATCGAACTGAACCGTGTCGAGGGCGTCCACGGCCCGCGCACCCTCGACGTGATCCTGGTCGGCCCGGCATTCGGATAG
- a CDS encoding lactate utilization protein B: MSTFLGTPSLPAGTGNLRGAQSFPAAARKALGDSQLRANLGAATATIRAKRSAAVAEVPDWEQLRAAGSALKATALQRLPELLAQFEANVIARGGTVHWARDAAEANRIATELIRATGSTEVVKVKSMATQEIGLNEYLAEHGITAYETDLAELIVQLGHDTPSHFLVPAIHRNRAEIREIFLREMPGVDPAITDDPRVLATAARTYLRQKFLTAKVAISGANFGVAETGTLAVVESEGNGRMCLTLPETLITVLGIEKLVPAFTDLEVFLQLLPRSSTAERMNPYTSMWTGVHPGDGPQRVHVILLDNGRTRVLADETGRAALHCIRCSACLNVCPVYERVGGHAYGSVYPGPIGAILSPQLTGVTGRDDPNASLPYASTLCGACFDACPVRIDIPGILVHLRAAEVDARRGGLPGPQDLAMKAASAVMASPSRFAAAERVTKLGRLLGRMRGRITALPYPGSKWTTSRDLPMPPAETFRQWWSRTHDGSR, translated from the coding sequence ATGAGTACCTTCCTCGGCACGCCGAGCCTGCCTGCGGGCACCGGCAATCTCCGTGGCGCGCAGTCGTTCCCGGCTGCGGCCCGGAAAGCTCTGGGCGACAGTCAGTTACGGGCGAATCTGGGTGCGGCGACCGCGACGATCCGCGCCAAGCGGTCCGCGGCGGTGGCCGAGGTCCCCGACTGGGAACAGTTGCGCGCCGCCGGCAGCGCGCTGAAGGCCACGGCGCTGCAACGGCTTCCGGAACTGCTGGCACAGTTCGAGGCGAATGTGATCGCCCGCGGCGGGACCGTGCACTGGGCCCGCGACGCCGCCGAGGCGAACCGGATCGCCACCGAGCTGATCCGGGCCACCGGCAGCACCGAGGTGGTGAAGGTGAAATCCATGGCCACCCAGGAGATCGGGCTCAACGAGTATCTGGCCGAGCACGGGATCACCGCGTACGAAACCGATCTCGCCGAACTGATCGTGCAGCTCGGGCACGACACCCCCAGTCATTTCCTGGTGCCCGCGATCCACCGCAACCGGGCGGAGATCCGGGAGATCTTCCTGCGCGAGATGCCCGGCGTCGACCCGGCGATCACCGACGATCCGCGCGTGCTGGCGACCGCGGCGCGGACCTATCTGCGGCAGAAGTTCCTGACCGCGAAGGTGGCGATCAGCGGCGCGAATTTCGGTGTGGCCGAGACCGGTACGCTCGCGGTCGTCGAATCCGAGGGCAACGGCCGGATGTGCCTGACCCTGCCGGAGACGCTGATCACGGTGCTGGGCATCGAGAAACTGGTGCCCGCGTTCACCGATCTGGAGGTGTTCCTGCAGCTGCTGCCGCGCTCCTCCACCGCCGAGCGGATGAATCCGTACACCTCGATGTGGACCGGGGTGCACCCCGGCGACGGGCCGCAGCGGGTCCACGTGATCCTGCTCGACAACGGCCGCACCCGCGTCCTCGCCGACGAGACGGGACGCGCTGCGCTGCACTGTATCCGGTGCAGCGCGTGCCTGAACGTGTGCCCGGTGTACGAGCGGGTCGGCGGGCACGCCTACGGCTCGGTGTATCCGGGCCCGATCGGTGCGATCCTCAGCCCGCAGCTCACCGGGGTGACCGGTCGCGACGATCCGAACGCCTCGCTGCCGTACGCCTCCACGCTCTGCGGCGCCTGCTTCGACGCCTGCCCGGTGCGCATCGACATTCCGGGCATCCTGGTGCATCTGCGCGCGGCGGAGGTCGATGCCCGCCGCGGTGGGCTGCCGGGTCCGCAGGATCTGGCGATGAAGGCCGCGAGCGCGGTGATGGCCTCGCCGTCGAGATTCGCCGCCGCGGAACGCGTCACGAAACTCGGTCGCCTGCTGGGCCGGATGCGCGGCCGGATCACCGCCCTGCCGTACCCGGGTTCGAAGTGGACCACCAGCCGCGACCTGCCGATGCCCCCGGCGGAGACCTTCCGGCAGTGGTGGTCCCGCACCCACGACGGGAGCCGCTGA
- a CDS encoding (Fe-S)-binding protein has translation MRIALFATCLADALFPAAATATVRLLERLGHDVVFPAGQTCCGQMHVNTGYLAEAVPLVRNHVAAFEGEAWDAAVAPSGSCVGSVRHQHAMVARRAGDDGLAVRAEAVAARTYELSELLVDVLAVTDVGAYYPHRVTYHPTCHSLRMLRVGDKPLRLLRAVRGLTLLELPAAESCCGFGGTFALKNSDVSTAMLADKMSTVQRSGAEVCTAGDSSCLMHIGRGLSRLRSGIRTVHLAEILAATETGATRI, from the coding sequence ATGCGCATCGCCCTGTTCGCCACGTGTCTGGCGGACGCGCTGTTCCCGGCGGCGGCCACGGCGACCGTCCGCCTGCTCGAACGCCTCGGTCACGACGTGGTGTTCCCGGCCGGGCAGACCTGCTGCGGCCAGATGCACGTCAACACCGGATATCTCGCGGAGGCCGTGCCGCTGGTGCGCAATCACGTGGCGGCGTTCGAGGGCGAAGCCTGGGATGCGGCGGTCGCGCCCTCCGGGTCGTGTGTGGGCTCGGTGCGACATCAGCACGCGATGGTGGCCCGCCGCGCCGGTGACGACGGCCTGGCCGTGCGGGCCGAGGCGGTCGCCGCGCGTACCTACGAACTGTCGGAACTGCTGGTCGACGTGCTCGCTGTCACCGATGTCGGTGCGTACTACCCGCATCGGGTCACCTATCACCCGACCTGTCATTCGCTGCGGATGCTGCGGGTCGGCGACAAACCGCTGCGGCTGCTGCGCGCGGTGCGCGGGCTGACCCTACTGGAACTGCCTGCGGCGGAGTCCTGTTGCGGGTTCGGCGGCACCTTCGCGCTGAAGAACTCCGACGTCTCCACCGCGATGCTGGCCGACAAGATGAGCACGGTGCAGCGCAGTGGCGCGGAGGTCTGCACCGCCGGCGACTCGTCCTGCCTGATGCACATCGGCAGGGGACTGTCGCGGCTGCGCAGCGGAATTCGTACCGTGCACCTCGCCGAGATCCTCGCGGCGACCGAGACGGGGGCCACCCGGATATGA